Proteins co-encoded in one Setaria viridis chromosome 9, Setaria_viridis_v4.0, whole genome shotgun sequence genomic window:
- the LOC117835546 gene encoding uncharacterized protein — protein MTRRRRRGPGRADWPLLTSAPTGGTAGQPPLVLSEILLRLPALPSFLLRASLVCHRWRHLATNAAFLRRFRAFHHRNAPPFPPPPSPSRPLGSWDRIPATRFSAPRGDSCTFHGCRHGPRPLPQPDKGETVVWDPITGHHRRVPFPPVGLAVHHHQQLQHSSLRLQITTGPRTPFPFPAGGWPVDEPSVMVGNTICWLTGGGDILELDMDTRSLAVISRPLGPRAHWLPLRFEFQILPMEGNGLGIAFATISLSLQLWQWKADSDGILRWVPLNKLLSFALLVGIIRIKILGIAEDANAIFVLWVGAAFLIQLEPLQVMEIPGSATGREIGSGTAKDEM, from the exons atgacccgccgccgccgccgcggtcctgGTCGGGCAGACTGGCCCCTCCTCACCAGCGCCCCCACTGGCGGAACTGCAGGACAACCTCCTCTGGTCCTCTCggagatcctcctccgcctccctgcGCTCCCATCCTTTCTCCTCCGCGCCTCCCTCGTCTGCCACCGCTGGCGCCACCTTGCCACCAACGCCGCCTTCCTTCGCCGCTTCCGCGCGTTCCACCACCGGAACGCACCACCCTTCCCCCCACCCCCTAGTCCTTCACGCCCACTTGGGAGTTGGGACCGCATCCCCGCCACGCGCTtctccgcgccgcgcggcgaTAGCTGCACCTTCCACGGCTGCCGGCACGGGCCTCGCCCTCTTCCTCAACCTGACAAGGGGGAGACTGTTGTCTGGGACCCCATCACCGGGCACCACCGCCGCGTCCCCTTCCCGCCAG TTGGTCTTGCTGTGCACCACCATCAACAACTCCAGCATTCCAGCCTCAGGCTGCAGATCACTACTGGCCCAAGAACACCGTTCCCGTTCCCGGCCGGTGGCTGGCCAGTGGATGAACCAAGCGTAATGGTTGGGAACACGATTTGCTGGTTGACCGGTGGAGGTGATATCCTTGAGCTTGATATGGACACGCGGAGTCTTGCTGTGATCAGCAGGCCGCTAGGGCCGCGCGCGCACTGGTTGCCCTTGAGGTTCGAGTTTCAGATCTTGCCGATGGAGGGCAACGGGCTTGGCATAGCCTTTGCGACAATATCACTGAGCCTCCAGTTGTGGCAGTGGAAGGCCGACTCAGACGGCATTTTAAGATGGGTGCCACTGAACAAACTTCTTTCGTTTGCACTGTTGGTTGGGATAATCCGAATAAAGATACTGGGCATTGCTGAGGATGCTAATGCCATTTTTGTCTTGTGGGTTGGTGCTGCCTTCCTGATCCAACTCGAGCCATTACAGGTTATGGAAATTCCTGGAAGTGCTACGG gcagggagatTGGTAGTGGAACTGCTAAGGATGAGATGTGA